A part of Fusarium oxysporum Fo47 chromosome III, complete sequence genomic DNA contains:
- a CDS encoding uncharacterized protein (uncharacterized protein family-domain containing protein) has protein sequence MAALIKAANAKIRSNPVTDYVCSTHFWGPVSNFGIPLAAIMDTQKSPELISGQMTGALIIYAGTFMRYSLAVTPKNYLLFACHFVNAGAQLTQGYRYLNYHYWGGKENMPKEQLAQAAEAAKGKVEKATEKVQNAVSK, from the exons ATGGCTGCTCTGATCAAGGCTGCGAACGCCAAAATCCGGTCAAACCCGGTGACTGACTATGTTTGCTCGACCC ACTTTTGGGGCCCTGTCTCCAACTTCGGTATCCCTCTCGCGGCCATCATGGACACGCAGAAGAGCCCTGAACT GATCTCGGGACAGATGACTGGTGCTCTCATCATCTACGCCGGTACTTTCATGCGATACTCACTGGCTGTCACACCCAAGAACTACCTCCTCTTTGCCTGCCACTTTGTCAACGCTGGCGCCCAGCTCACCCAAGGATACCGATACCTCAACTACCATTACTGGGGCGGAAAGGAGAATATGCCCAAGGAGCAGCTGGCACAGGCGGCCGAGGCTGCCAAGGGAAAGGTTGAGAAGGCCACGGAGAAGGTTCAGAATGCTGTCAGCAAATAA